The DNA segment GGGTTTGTCCATTTTATATAGCCTCCGGCATTGCGCCTATCTCTGAATAACGGTACACAGGACCACTCTGGCATACGTATTCGCCGTTTATCTGACAGTGGCCGCACTTTCCTACGCCGCACTTCATGCGCCGTTCAAGATTGACATAAATGTCATCGTGAGGTATGTCATATTCTTCAAGTGCCATCAGCACGAACTTATACATAACGGGCGGACCGCACACGAGCACTGCAGAATCTTTAAGATGGCTTTCCACCTTCGGGATCAGCGTGGTTACCACACCCACGTTCCCTGTCCAGCAGTCATGTTCTTCGTCCACTGTTTCCTTGAACGTCATGTCGTCACCCTCTGCCCACTTCGCCAGTTCTTCACGGAAGAACCGCTGCGGATAACATTTAGTACCCAGCAGCACGGTCAGCGTGCCGAAATCACTCGGGTTATCCAGGATGTAGTTGATCAGCGAACGCTGTGGTGCAAGACCCAGACCGCCGCAGATGCAGATGAGATTTCTGTTCTTGAGCTGATCGATATGATAACCTTCACCGAACGGCCCCCGGATACCAACTTTGTCGCCGACCTTGAGCTTGTGAATAGCCTTGGTCACGCTTCCCGCGTTCCTGACTACCAGCTCGAAACCGCCTTTTTGCGTTGGCGATGATGATATTGAGATCGGACATTCGCCGATTCCTGCTATGGATACTTCGACGAACTGACCGGGCTTATGTCCCAGTTCTTCGCCTGAATCGAGCTGGATCAGAAGATACAGCTCCGTGCCGTTCATTAGCTTCCTCTTTTTGACCGTCGCTAACTCAGGCAGGTATATGTCTTTTTTACTGCTGCAACAATCACACATTTACCAGTTCTCCTTAATTTCGAGTCGCCTCGTTACTTCTTTATATTTTGACGTCTTCCAGAAGCCTGTTGTAAATGTCAACAGGGTTGGCGATGTCTGTAGTACAAGCTGTCACGCATCGGCCGCAGCCCACGCATGCGATCTGCCCGCCGATCTTCGAGGGCACGTATTTACCCTTTCGGAAGATGCGGTGACGGAATCGCTGTGCACGCTGTTTACGGAAGTTATGCTCGCCTGTAACTGTTGCAAAGTTTTCCAGCACACAGCCGTCCCATGCACGCCAGCGTTTACCTTCCTTGAGGTTCCACTCTACGTCGTCCTGAACGTCGAAGCAGTAGCAGGTCGGACACACAGAGGTACAAGAACCGCACGAATAACACATCGAGGCCTTTTCTTCCCAGACGGGGTGATCGTAAACTTCTTCTTTGTCCAGAAGCTTAGGAATGTCGCCGGGCTCACAATTGAGCTTGTGCTTGTTGAGCTTTTCCTTGTTTTCCTGCCATACCTTGCTGCGGGCTTCAATATCCTGCGGCGAAGCGTCGTCTGCCTGAGCTGCCTTTGCCAGAAGCTCCTCGCCCTTGTCAGTAGCAGCTTCGGCCAGGTAACTGTCACCCATATCAGTCAGCAGAACATCATAGCCCTTGTCGACCGTAGCTGTGCCCATTGAGCCGGCAAAAACGTTCTTCGAAGGTGTGACGACATCGCAGGCAATAATGGTAATATTGTTTCTGCGATTCATATAATACTTATCGTACTCATCCTGTGCGAATATCTCGTCCATCTGATTTATCGCAACCAGATCATACGGATGCACGCCGATAAGCGTCATTTTCGGAGCTTCGCCCGCTGACTTATACTCACCGCCGACTTCATACTTGAGCAGCGTTTCCATCTGCGGAAGCATGAACTTCTTTGGAGGCAGCAAAGTCACATCGTAGTCGAGCCTCAGCTCGTCAGCGGATTCGAGATCGCCGAATGCAAATCGATCTCCCTTGGCCTTGACGCCTACAACTCTCTGGTCGGAATCGATCAGCGCGGCGACCAGATCATTGAAAACATCTTTTTTCAACTTCTTAATGCTCATAATTCCCTGTTTCCTGTAACACAAAGAACCGCGTTAACAAAAAGCCCGTTCCAAAGTCGTTTTCACCCGGAGTTCTCCTCCGCCGGCCTTGAAACATGGTATTTATATGTAATAGGGCAACGCGCCCAATTCCATTGCTATATCTATAGTTACCACTTTCACATCAGGTGGTACATCAAGGTAGCAGGGCGATAAGTTCAGTATTCCGGTAATGCCTGCCTGAACCAGCTCTGCAGTAGTGCTTTGAGCAGTATTGGCCGGCACAGCCAGGATTGCAAGTTTTATGTTCCGTTGGGTGAGTGAGTCTACTGTTGCTACGTCCTCGATCGTGGTGTTTCCTATTTTTTTGCCGATCTTATCAGGATCTTTGTCAAAAATCGCGGAAATTTCAAATCCGTACGCCTTAAAGCCCGGAAACAGGCAAAGAGCTGTCCCCAGCTTGCCCGCACCGATAAGAGCAGCTTTTTGAGGGCTGTCGAGCTTGAGAATGCTCTGTATTTCATTAATCAGGTTCTTGATATCGTAACCGATGCCCTTGGTGCCGAAGGCGCCGAAATAAGAGAAATCTTTACGGATTTGAGGTGGTTTGATGTGTACGAACTCTGCAAGCTCGCTGCTTGAGATGTAATCCTTCTGGTTTTTCTCAAGAAAAACCAGCGCCCGGAAGTACATCGGGAGCCTCCGGATAGTTTCGCTCGGAATTTTACGGTATCTCATCAAGCTATTTAAATCCTCTTGAATATGTGCTTGAGTTCACATTCACAAGCTTTTACGATAATAGCTATTTGCGTGTTTCATGTCAAATCGATTTTCGGGGGTGAATGATAAATTTCTTGAGGAAAATCGGGTCTGACTGGTGAAATCTGGCTGGTGGGTGATATAAATCGTTGATTAAATGCCTTAAGTTGAATAAGATTAGGCGTTTACCGCAAAATCAGGGCGGCGTAAGTCCTGCTGCTTCAGGTCGCGGTTGTGGCTTTGATACGAGCGGCAAGCAACGTAAGTCGAGAAAGTGCACGACTTCAGCGGATAATGAATGCCCATATTGGGTGGGAAATTGACCGGTAGAAACTTAGCAAAAGTGGGTCAAAACTTGGAAAAACTAGTAAGAAAAACAGCAAAACAGGGATAAAAATGGCTGACTATTTTGGTACGTATGATCATCAAGAAATAGAAAAGAAGTGGCAGAAAGTCTGGGAAAACAACAGGACTTTCAAGGTTGAACTGGACAGCAGCAAGCCAAAATACTACGTCCTGGACATGTTCCCGTACCCGAGCGGACAGGGTCTGCACGTGGGACACCCGGAGGGCTACACTGCCACCGACATAGTCTCGCGATATAAAAGGATGAAGGGTTTCAATGTTCTGCATCCGATGGGTTTTGATTCATTCGGCCTGCCCGCGGAGCAGTATGCGGTCAAAACGGGTACACATCCTGCGATCACTACCAAAAAGAACATTGCTAATATGCGCAGGCAGATCAAGGCGCTGGGGTTCAGTTATGACTGGGACCGCGAGGTGCAGACGACGGATCCGGATTATTACAAGTGGACGCAGTGGATCTTCCTGAAATTCTACAACAGCTATTTCGACGAGAAAGAACAGAAGGCCAAGCCCATAGAAGAACTGCCGATACCCGATGGACTCAGCGAAGAAGAGAAAGAGGCCTATATAGCCGATCATCGGCTTGCGTATGAGTCTGAAGCACCCGTGAACTGGTGTCCGGAGCTGGGTACCGTGCTGGCGAACGAAGAAGTTGTGGGCGGGGTGAGCGAACGCGGCGGTCATCCGGTAATCAGAAAACCCATGCGTCAGTGGATGCTGCGGATAACTAAGTACGCGGATCGTCTGCTGAAGGGGCTGGAAGGGCTGGACTGGTCGGATTCGATCAAGAAGCTGCAGCACGACTGGATCGGCAAGAGCGTGGGCGCTGAGGTCGATTTCAAGGTTGACGGCTATGACGAAGATATAAAGGTTTTCACGACGCGACCTGACACGCTGTTCGGGGCGACATATATGGTGCTCGCGCCCGAGCATGAGCTTGTCGATAAGATAACGACGGACGAGTATCGCGAGAAGGTTGTCGATTACCGCGAGGCAGCGTCGCGCAAGAGTGATCTGGATCGGACCGATCTTGCTAAGGAGAAGACTGGACAGTTCACTGGCGCGTACGCGATCAATCCCGTGAACGGTGAGAAAATACCGGTCTGGATCAGCGACTATGTGCTGGTCAGTTACGGCACGGGCGCGATCATGGCGGTTCCAGCGCATGATACGCGTGACTATGAGTTCGCACAGGCTTTCGGCCTGCCGATCGTAGAGGTGGTAAAGCCGTCCGAGGGCAAGGAAGTGGAAGGCTGTTTTGCAGGCGAGGGGACGGCGATCAATTCGGGGCAGTTTGACGGATTGTCCACCGAAGAGTTCAAGGAAAAGATCACGGACTGGCTCGAAGAGAAGGGCTGCGGCAAGAAGGCGGTCAATTTCAAGCTGCGTGACTGGCTGTTCAGCCGACAGCGTTACTGGGGCGAGCCTTTCCCGATCGTGCACGGTGAGGGCGGTTCGGTGCATCCGATTAGTGAAAATGATCTGCCGGTGATGCTTCCGGAGGTGGACCGGTACAAGCCGACGGGCGACGGCGAGCCGCCTTTGAACAACTCAAAGGAATGGGTGAATGTTACTCTGCCTGACGGTACAAAGGGCAAGCGTGAGACGAATACCATGCCTCAGTGGGCGGGGAGCTGCTGGTACTATCTGCGGTACATCGATCCCAAGAATGATCAGGCTGCGTTCGATGGTGAAAAGGAAAAATACTGGCTGCCCGTGGACCTGTATATAGGCGGGGCGGAGCATGCGGTGCTGCATCTGCTTTATTCGCGGTTCTGGCACATGCTTCTGCATGACCTGGGTTATGTCGAGAGCCCCGAGCCGTTCAAGAAGCTGGTGAACCAGGGGATGATCCTGGGTGAGGACGGCCAGAAGATGAGCAAGTCGCGCGGTAACGTGGTAAACCCGGATGACGTTATGGACCAGTACGGCGCGGACTCGATGCGTCTGTATGAGATGTTCATGGGGCCGTTGGAAGCTACCAAGCCCTGGTCGATGCAGGGTGTGGAAGGCGTGCACAGGTTCCTGAGCAAGGTCTGGAGGCTTATTGTCGACGAGCAGACCGGCGAGCTTTGCAGCAGGGTGGTAGATGCGGACATGGACGAGGAGACTACTCGTTTGCTGCATCAGACGATCAAAAAGGTCGGCTCGGACGTAGAAGGTTTCGGGTTCAACACCGCGATCAGTCAGATGATGATTTTTGCGAATCATACGAACAAGCTGGAGCAGAAGCCGCGCTGGGCTCTGGAACAGTTCGTCAAGGTTCTCGCGCCGTTCGCTCCGCATATGTGCGAAGAGCTCTGGGAGAAACTCGGACATGAGGGGACAATGGCTTATGAGCCGTGGCCTGAGTATGATGAAGAACTGACAAAGGAAAAGGAAGTCGAGTTGGCGGTACAGATCAAGGGTAAGATCAAGGATCGCATAACCGTTGCAGCGGACGCTTCCGAAGATCAGATCAAGGAAAAGGCACTGGCGAGCGAAAAGGTCCAGGCAGCGATGGCGGGCAAGGAGCCACGAAAGATAATCGTGGTCAAATCGCGTCTGGTCAATATCGTGGTATGATGACAAACTGCTGAGGTTGTCACCTATGAACATGGAGATCGAAGCCAAAATAAAGGTTGCGGAGCTCGCGTCTTTTGCTGAAAAGCTGAAGGATGCGGGTGCGGCCTTCAAACAGGCGGAGAGACACCATGACAGCTATTTCATTGACAAGGGTGACGGCCTGTCGAAATCCGACAGGGGGCTGCGTCTGCGTCAGTTGGACGCTGACGGGGAGCGCTCAGTGTTTTTGACGTACAAGGGCCCGAGGCAAGGCGGTCCGTTCAAGTCGCGTGAAGAGCTGGAAGTGCGGGTCGACGATTTTGAAACGATGTCGGCTATGCTGGTTTCGCTGGGGTTTGAAAAGACGCTGGAATTCGAGAAGAAACGCAGGGTATGGCTGCTGGACGGCTGTGAGGTCTGCCTGGACGAGTTACCTGTACTCGGTTCGTTCGTAGAGATAGAGGGACCTGAAGAGAAGGCGATATCAGGCGTGCTGGCAAAGATGGGTCTGGCGGAAAAGGAGCATATAAGCGAAGGTTACTCGCGGATAATGGCCGACGCTTTGAAGGACGCAGGACGACAAAGCAAGTCTGTTCTATTCGGTGAAGCCGGGGAAGAGAGAGGAATATGAACATCTCAAAAGAAGGCTACATCCTGTTCATAATCAATCCCAGTTCGGGAAAGAGCAGCTCCAAACTCATGTTCCATGAGTTTCGCAGTTACCTCGAAGAGAAGGGGTACAGTATAAAGATCGCTTTTACCGAATCGCTGGAGCATGCCCAGGAGCTGGCGCGCAAGGCCGCGGTTGAATATGACTGCAAGCTGGTCGTGGCTGCGGGAGGTGACGGGACGGTTCGCGAGATCGTCCAGGGGCTGGAGGGCAGCGACAAGCCGATGATGATCGTTCCTGCGGGTACGGAGAATTTACTTGCGAACGAGATGGGTTACGATGAGAAGGGTAAAACGCTGATCAAGGCATTTGAGGGTGACGCCAGTCGCGATCTGGACCTGGGAAAGGCGAACGGTCGGTGCTTTACATGCGTGGCAGGTTTCGGCTTTGACGCGAATGTCATAGATATGGTCAACGAGAGACGAGAAGGGCACATTAATCATCTCGACTACTTCTGGCCGATCTGGCGTACTTTCTGGGCCTACAAGTTTCCGGATATCACGGTCAGCGTCGATGGTGAGCAGATACACTCCGGGCCGGGCATATTGTTCGTGGGCAACATTAGCAGGTACGCGGTAGGGCTGGAGATCCTTCAGAATGCCGATTTCGGCGACGGGCTGCTCGACGTCTGCATATATAAATGCGAGTCGCAGATACAACTGCTCAAACACTCCGTATTCACGCTGAGCAAAAGGCACATCAATGCGAGCGACGTAGTGTACAGACAGGGTAAGATCGTGGAAATAGGTGGCGACCCGCAGGTGGTTTCGTGCCAACTGGACGGCGATCCGGGGCCGGACCTGCCGGTCAAGATCAGATTGATACCGCAGGCAGTTAAGGTGCTGGTTCCGCCGGACGCAAAGCCCGCGGGGATAAGAACGAGACTTGTAAGAGCGTTAGGATAAGGCGATATGTTCAGAATAGGTGATTTTAAAGTCGGGCTGGAAAGCGATCTGTTTTTGATGGCAGGTCCCTGTGTGCTGGAGGATATGGACACGTGCAGGGCGATCGCTGAAGAGCTGGTCAAGGTGAGGGAGAACACCGGGATCGGCGTCATATACAAGGGCAGCTTCGATAAGGCGAATCGTTCGAGTATTGACAGCTTTCGCGGGCCGGGCCTGGAAAAGGGCATGGAAGTGCTGGCGGCGATCCGAGATGAGTTCGGATTTGCAGTGATGACTGATGTGCACGAGCCCTGGCAGGCCGAGCAGATCGCAAAGACGGTGGACTGTATGCAGGTGCCGGCGTTTCTGTGCAGACAGACGGATCTGCTGATGGCGTGTGCGAAGACGGGCAAGCCGACGGCAGTGAAGAAGGGGCAGTTCGTCTCGCCCGGTGAGATGAAGAATGTAGTCGGCAAGCTGCGGGCGTCGGGACTGGACGATATCATGCTGACCGAGCGCGGGACGTTCTTCGGCTACAATCGACTGGTGAACGATATGACTGCGATAGAGCAGATGAAGCAGTTGGGTGCTCCGGTGATATTTGACGCGACGCACAGTACGCAGCAGCCGGGCGGACTTGGTAGTGCCAGTGCGGGCAGGCGCGAGATGGCTCCGCTGCTTGCAAGGTCGGCTGTGGCAGCGGGGGCGAATGGATTGTTCCTCGAGGTGCATACAGATCCTGAGAACGCAAAGTGTGACGCTGCCTGCATTATGCCGGTCGGCTGGGTGGAAAAGCTGATCAGGGAGTGTCAGGCAATAGCTGAAGTTATTCGAAATTAAAGTGAAGGAGTGTGTCGGGTATGGGTGAGTCGAAGAAATATACTTTTGGGCCGGTTCCGTCGAGGCGTCTTGGTTTGAGCCTGGGTGTCGATCTGGTGCCGCTGAAGACGTGCAGTCAAAACTGTGTTTACTGTCAGCTCGGAGTGCATGGTGAGCAGACGGTGGAACGCAAGCCGTATGTCGATATCGATGTTGTTCTGGCGGAGCTTCAGCAGCGGATCGATGGTGGGCTAGAGGCGGATTATATTACGCTGAGCGGTTCGGGTGAGCCGACGCTTCATTCGCAGATCGGGGAGCTGATCGACCGCATTCATGGTATGACGGACATTCCGGTTGCGCTGATAACGAACAGTACGATGCTGTGGGATCCTGCTGTGCGGGCGGATTGCGGGAAGGCGGACGTTGTTCTGCCCTCGCTGGATGCGGGTGATGGACGGACGTTTGAGGCGATGAACAGACCCGAAGGCTCGGTCACGTTTACAAAGCTGGTGGATGGGCTGGAGAAATTCTGCAGCGAATACAAGGGCAAGGTCTGGCTAGAGGTGTTCTTGTGCGAGGGGATAAATACAGCACCTGAGGAGGTCGCGAGGATGAAGGAGCTGGTCGGGAAGCTGGATCCTGATAAGGTGCATCTTAATACGGCTGTCAGACCGACGGCTGATCCGCAGGCGAAGGCGGTATCGGCGGCCAGGCTGGCAGCCATAGCTGAGGAATTCGGGCCGAAGGCAGAGGCAGTGGTAGATTACGCCAAACTGCCGGCAAGGTCCGATAAGGATGTCGACGAGGGGCAGGTGCTTGAAATGCTCGAGCGGAGGCCTTGCAGGATCGACGATCTTTGTTCCAGCCTGGGTATCAGCATTCCCAGGGCGATAAATCTGCTTCAGAGGCTGCTGATCAGCGAGGAAGTAACTGCTGAGGCGCGGGGTCTGGAACGCTGGTTCAGGGCCAAACACGCCTGATCGAGCAGATTATTAGTCATTTCCAGAAGTTAAAAGCCTGCATTTTCCTGTAAAAACACCAGATATTGTGTTTCTCGGCGTTGCTGCGCGCCTGGTGCGCAAAGAAGGTGATTGTAGTTCTGAGATGTTTTGAAAAAAATGACCAGTTTTTTGTTTAGAGAAATGGTCTGAGACCGATAACAAAGATATAGACGTTGGTGCTGGTTTGATTTTTGGCTTTGGAATGCGGCAATGAAAAGAACAAAACAGTTGGTTTTGAACAAAGGTTCGGAAAAGTATATTTTCCGCTATGAGCACGGATGCGAGGGGGAGCTTCTGGATTCACTCGTAGCCAAGGCCAGCGATGCGGATTGCCCGTTTGACTGGTTCGATGCTGCTGTTTTGAGCTTCAAGCTCACTCAAAAGCTCATCGGCGAGGCCGACAAACTGCTGCACAACGACCCGTCTGACACTCTGCCTCTTTAGCGGGTATGATCGGGCTTAGGCCGATACATTTCGGCAACAGATATTCGTCTTAAATGGATGTAAGCGAAACCGGACTCTTATAGGTGGTTATTATGAAGGATTGTTCACTCACTCAGGATTTTCTTGACTATCTCAAATTCGAGAAGCACTTCTCGGATCATACTGCCAAGTGCTATGGTGCTGACCTTGTTCAGTACGGCCAGTGGCTCAAGCCGGAGCAGGAATCGTCCGGTTCTGAGGGTACAGCGGAGTCCGGTGAGTGGGCCGGCGAGGGCGAGGTCGCTACCGCAACGGCTGTTAAGCCTGCAGTGGAGACGAGTATCAAGGAGCTGACTCTCACAGCAGATACAGATGTTATTCGGGGATATCTGGCTCATCTGAATCAGAAGGGTTATTCTAAGTCCACCACCGCACGGAAGCTGGCGACACTTCGAAGCTTTTATAAGTTCCTGGTTCGCAGGAACTTTATCGACAGCAATCCGGTAACGCCCGTTAAGACGCCTAAGCAGGAAAAGAAGCTGCCGCGTTTTCTGGAATATGAAGAGGTTCAGAGGCTGCTCAATGCTCCGTCTACTAAGAACTGGCTGGGTGCGAGGGATCGGGCTATACTCGAGGTACTCTACAGTACGGGTATGCGTGTCAGCGAGATCGTTTCTCTGAACATGGATGACGTTGACTTTCTTGGCGAGGTCATTCATATTCGCGGTAAGGGCAAGAAAGAGAGGATCGCGCCGATCGGGTCTAATGCTCTGCAGGCGATCCAGCGGTATATCGAGTTTCGTAATCGCAGAATGCAGAACGACAGTAATTTTGATGCGAAGGTGCTTTTTGCGAATAAGCACGGCAAGAGGTTGAGCGTGAGAAGCGTTCGGCGGAAGATGGATAAGTATCTGATCGAGGCGGGGCTGGATCCGGATATCAGTCCGCATACGCTGCGGCACAGTTTTGCGACGCACATGCTGAACAACGGAGCGGATCTGCGGAGCGTTCAGGAGCTGCTCGGGCATCAGTCGCTGTCGACGACACAGGTTTATACGCATCTGACGACGACACGCCTTAAGGAGATCTATGATAAGGCGCATCCGCTGTCGGAGCTGTAGGAATATAAATGACGCAATGAGAAAAGCCCGCTGAACGGATCGGCGGGCTTTTTTAGTGGGCTCGGGTTGAGGGTGTTAAGCGGTTCAGCTTACGACGTTTTGCGGATCGCCTGCCATGAAGGCTTTGATGTTTTCGGCGACGATGTCAAGGCAGCGTTTTCTGGAGGCGAGGGTTGCCCAGCCGATGTGAGGGGTTATGGTGCAGTTTTTCGCGTTCAGCAGGGGGTTGTCGGGGTTGGGCGGTTCGGTTGAGAGGACGTCGAGGCCGGCTCCGGCGATGCGTTCGTTGTTGAGTGCGTCTGCGAGGGCCTGTTCTTCGACGATGGGGCCGCGGCTGGTGTTGATGAATATTGCGTTCGGTTTCATTCTGGCGATCAGATCGTGGTTGACCAGGCCTTGCGTTTGTTCGGTCAGTGGGCAGTTCACGCTGAGGACGTCGCTTTTGGTGAAGAGGTCTTTGAGGCCGACCATCTGGACGCCGGCGGGTTTGTCGTCGGGTTCGGATCTGCTGTGGGCGATGACGTTCATGCCGAATGCCTGGGCGATCTGGGCGACGGCTTTGCCGATCTGTCCGAGGCCGAGGATGCCCATTGTGTTGCCAGCGAGTTCGATGAGCGGGAAATCCCAGTAGCAGAAATCTTCAGACTCGCACCATCTGCCTTTTGAGACTTCCCGGCTGTGGTCG comes from the Anaerohalosphaera lusitana genome and includes:
- a CDS encoding FAD/NAD(P)-binding protein codes for the protein MCDCCSSKKDIYLPELATVKKRKLMNGTELYLLIQLDSGEELGHKPGQFVEVSIAGIGECPISISSSPTQKGGFELVVRNAGSVTKAIHKLKVGDKVGIRGPFGEGYHIDQLKNRNLICICGGLGLAPQRSLINYILDNPSDFGTLTVLLGTKCYPQRFFREELAKWAEGDDMTFKETVDEEHDCWTGNVGVVTTLIPKVESHLKDSAVLVCGPPVMYKFVLMALEEYDIPHDDIYVNLERRMKCGVGKCGHCQINGEYVCQSGPVYRYSEIGAMPEAI
- a CDS encoding 4Fe-4S dicluster domain-containing protein, which codes for MSIKKLKKDVFNDLVAALIDSDQRVVGVKAKGDRFAFGDLESADELRLDYDVTLLPPKKFMLPQMETLLKYEVGGEYKSAGEAPKMTLIGVHPYDLVAINQMDEIFAQDEYDKYYMNRRNNITIIACDVVTPSKNVFAGSMGTATVDKGYDVLLTDMGDSYLAEAATDKGEELLAKAAQADDASPQDIEARSKVWQENKEKLNKHKLNCEPGDIPKLLDKEEVYDHPVWEEKASMCYSCGSCTSVCPTCYCFDVQDDVEWNLKEGKRWRAWDGCVLENFATVTGEHNFRKQRAQRFRHRIFRKGKYVPSKIGGQIACVGCGRCVTACTTDIANPVDIYNRLLEDVKI
- a CDS encoding redox-sensing transcriptional repressor Rex, translated to MRYRKIPSETIRRLPMYFRALVFLEKNQKDYISSSELAEFVHIKPPQIRKDFSYFGAFGTKGIGYDIKNLINEIQSILKLDSPQKAALIGAGKLGTALCLFPGFKAYGFEISAIFDKDPDKIGKKIGNTTIEDVATVDSLTQRNIKLAILAVPANTAQSTTAELVQAGITGILNLSPCYLDVPPDVKVVTIDIAMELGALPYYI
- the leuS gene encoding leucine--tRNA ligase codes for the protein MADYFGTYDHQEIEKKWQKVWENNRTFKVELDSSKPKYYVLDMFPYPSGQGLHVGHPEGYTATDIVSRYKRMKGFNVLHPMGFDSFGLPAEQYAVKTGTHPAITTKKNIANMRRQIKALGFSYDWDREVQTTDPDYYKWTQWIFLKFYNSYFDEKEQKAKPIEELPIPDGLSEEEKEAYIADHRLAYESEAPVNWCPELGTVLANEEVVGGVSERGGHPVIRKPMRQWMLRITKYADRLLKGLEGLDWSDSIKKLQHDWIGKSVGAEVDFKVDGYDEDIKVFTTRPDTLFGATYMVLAPEHELVDKITTDEYREKVVDYREAASRKSDLDRTDLAKEKTGQFTGAYAINPVNGEKIPVWISDYVLVSYGTGAIMAVPAHDTRDYEFAQAFGLPIVEVVKPSEGKEVEGCFAGEGTAINSGQFDGLSTEEFKEKITDWLEEKGCGKKAVNFKLRDWLFSRQRYWGEPFPIVHGEGGSVHPISENDLPVMLPEVDRYKPTGDGEPPLNNSKEWVNVTLPDGTKGKRETNTMPQWAGSCWYYLRYIDPKNDQAAFDGEKEKYWLPVDLYIGGAEHAVLHLLYSRFWHMLLHDLGYVESPEPFKKLVNQGMILGEDGQKMSKSRGNVVNPDDVMDQYGADSMRLYEMFMGPLEATKPWSMQGVEGVHRFLSKVWRLIVDEQTGELCSRVVDADMDEETTRLLHQTIKKVGSDVEGFGFNTAISQMMIFANHTNKLEQKPRWALEQFVKVLAPFAPHMCEELWEKLGHEGTMAYEPWPEYDEELTKEKEVELAVQIKGKIKDRITVAADASEDQIKEKALASEKVQAAMAGKEPRKIIVVKSRLVNIVV
- the cyaB gene encoding class IV adenylate cyclase; translation: MNMEIEAKIKVAELASFAEKLKDAGAAFKQAERHHDSYFIDKGDGLSKSDRGLRLRQLDADGERSVFLTYKGPRQGGPFKSREELEVRVDDFETMSAMLVSLGFEKTLEFEKKRRVWLLDGCEVCLDELPVLGSFVEIEGPEEKAISGVLAKMGLAEKEHISEGYSRIMADALKDAGRQSKSVLFGEAGEERGI
- a CDS encoding diacylglycerol/lipid kinase family protein; translated protein: MNISKEGYILFIINPSSGKSSSKLMFHEFRSYLEEKGYSIKIAFTESLEHAQELARKAAVEYDCKLVVAAGGDGTVREIVQGLEGSDKPMMIVPAGTENLLANEMGYDEKGKTLIKAFEGDASRDLDLGKANGRCFTCVAGFGFDANVIDMVNERREGHINHLDYFWPIWRTFWAYKFPDITVSVDGEQIHSGPGILFVGNISRYAVGLEILQNADFGDGLLDVCIYKCESQIQLLKHSVFTLSKRHINASDVVYRQGKIVEIGGDPQVVSCQLDGDPGPDLPVKIRLIPQAVKVLVPPDAKPAGIRTRLVRALG
- the kdsA gene encoding 3-deoxy-8-phosphooctulonate synthase, with amino-acid sequence MFRIGDFKVGLESDLFLMAGPCVLEDMDTCRAIAEELVKVRENTGIGVIYKGSFDKANRSSIDSFRGPGLEKGMEVLAAIRDEFGFAVMTDVHEPWQAEQIAKTVDCMQVPAFLCRQTDLLMACAKTGKPTAVKKGQFVSPGEMKNVVGKLRASGLDDIMLTERGTFFGYNRLVNDMTAIEQMKQLGAPVIFDATHSTQQPGGLGSASAGRREMAPLLARSAVAAGANGLFLEVHTDPENAKCDAACIMPVGWVEKLIRECQAIAEVIRN
- a CDS encoding radical SAM protein, with product MGESKKYTFGPVPSRRLGLSLGVDLVPLKTCSQNCVYCQLGVHGEQTVERKPYVDIDVVLAELQQRIDGGLEADYITLSGSGEPTLHSQIGELIDRIHGMTDIPVALITNSTMLWDPAVRADCGKADVVLPSLDAGDGRTFEAMNRPEGSVTFTKLVDGLEKFCSEYKGKVWLEVFLCEGINTAPEEVARMKELVGKLDPDKVHLNTAVRPTADPQAKAVSAARLAAIAEEFGPKAEAVVDYAKLPARSDKDVDEGQVLEMLERRPCRIDDLCSSLGISIPRAINLLQRLLISEEVTAEARGLERWFRAKHA
- the xerC gene encoding tyrosine recombinase XerC, giving the protein MKDCSLTQDFLDYLKFEKHFSDHTAKCYGADLVQYGQWLKPEQESSGSEGTAESGEWAGEGEVATATAVKPAVETSIKELTLTADTDVIRGYLAHLNQKGYSKSTTARKLATLRSFYKFLVRRNFIDSNPVTPVKTPKQEKKLPRFLEYEEVQRLLNAPSTKNWLGARDRAILEVLYSTGMRVSEIVSLNMDDVDFLGEVIHIRGKGKKERIAPIGSNALQAIQRYIEFRNRRMQNDSNFDAKVLFANKHGKRLSVRSVRRKMDKYLIEAGLDPDISPHTLRHSFATHMLNNGADLRSVQELLGHQSLSTTQVYTHLTTTRLKEIYDKAHPLSEL
- a CDS encoding D-2-hydroxyacid dehydrogenase; translated protein: MNIVLLDSHTVNPGDLSCEPLEKLGTFKLYDRTKPEQVIERSKEAEILLTNKTIIRGEHIAALPKLKYIGVLATGYNTVDIDAARKHNITVTNVPAYSTDSVAQTVFAHLLAHTQHVADHSREVSKGRWCESEDFCYWDFPLIELAGNTMGILGLGQIGKAVAQIAQAFGMNVIAHSRSEPDDKPAGVQMVGLKDLFTKSDVLSVNCPLTEQTQGLVNHDLIARMKPNAIFINTSRGPIVEEQALADALNNERIAGAGLDVLSTEPPNPDNPLLNAKNCTITPHIGWATLASRKRCLDIVAENIKAFMAGDPQNVVS